A region of uncultured Carboxylicivirga sp. DNA encodes the following proteins:
- a CDS encoding phage holin family protein — MALIFYFAPVAPLVHAVLALIAIDWLTGVWRSKKAHRILTSYRFRKSINKIAAYLIAIITAHIVDADLLGGVLHLPEIVAAYIGFTELTSIYENLSDITGKQLLKDIAIDITNHIKQKIIKP; from the coding sequence TTGGCCCTGATATTTTATTTTGCACCTGTAGCGCCATTAGTCCATGCAGTACTGGCACTTATAGCCATTGATTGGTTAACGGGTGTATGGCGAAGCAAAAAAGCCCATCGGATTTTAACCAGCTATCGGTTTCGTAAATCAATTAACAAAATAGCTGCCTACCTCATTGCCATCATCACCGCTCATATTGTCGATGCCGACCTATTGGGAGGGGTGCTTCATTTGCCCGAGATAGTGGCTGCTTACATTGGTTTTACCGAGCTAACCAGCATATACGAAAACCTGAGCGACATCACCGGAAAGCAACTACTGAAAGATATTGCCATTGATATTACTAACCACATTAAGCAAAAAATCATTAAGCCATGA